A genomic region of Desulfomicrobium escambiense DSM 10707 contains the following coding sequences:
- a CDS encoding S16 family serine protease — MFFRKQEVEAPAQTEDPTGLREKCRQADVPENVRAVLESEIGRMEKTDSSVGEYSIALNYVETILALPWSALTQDNLDLGQAAKVFDGSHAGLGQVRERVLEHLASRVLQTKRQASLLVVDDEPIARSNLRHVLGREGYDVDVAANGEEALELLRRKEFDCIVTDLKMERMDGMQLLEAAREVAPEAKFILVTGYATVDTAVRALKTGAVHYLSKPIDLSELREAVRTALQSRTRHYTSRAPILCFVGPPGVGKTSVGRAIAEALGRRFYRMSLADLRDEAELRGHRRTYVGAMPGRILQALRGVGVRNPVFMLDEMDKIGQDVKGDPAMAMLEILDPEQNARYVDRYLEIPFDLSEVLFIATANGVERLAGPLLDRLEVVQFSGYSEAEKMDIASRFLLPRQLREHGLVNPYPDILPEALVRIVREYTNESGVRGLEREIARLCRKLARLRLDGGAEAVAAPVSAEGAAVLLGPPRFRHDAAAAGAIVGTATGLVWSETGGEIIFVEATRMTGPGQLILTGSLGGVLKESAQIALSFIRSNARTLGVAEDFFEGHDIHIHIPAGGVAKDGPSAGLTIAVALVSLLTGRPARSDVALSGELSLVGRVLPVSGVREKILAALRGRAAMVVLPAANAADVEALRESVGELPPVTLVERVEQALAVVLDHKGGGACTD, encoded by the coding sequence ATGTTTTTTCGCAAGCAGGAAGTTGAGGCGCCGGCTCAGACCGAGGACCCTACGGGACTTCGGGAAAAATGCCGGCAGGCCGATGTGCCCGAGAACGTGCGGGCGGTGCTGGAGTCAGAGATCGGCCGGATGGAGAAGACCGACTCGTCCGTGGGGGAATACTCCATCGCCCTGAACTACGTGGAAACGATTCTGGCCCTGCCGTGGAGCGCCCTGACCCAGGACAATCTCGACCTGGGGCAGGCGGCGAAGGTCTTCGACGGCAGTCACGCGGGCCTGGGGCAGGTCCGGGAGCGGGTGCTGGAGCACCTGGCTTCCCGCGTGCTGCAGACCAAGCGCCAGGCCTCGCTGCTGGTCGTCGACGACGAGCCCATCGCCCGCTCGAACCTGCGGCACGTGCTCGGCCGCGAGGGCTACGACGTGGACGTCGCGGCCAACGGCGAGGAGGCCCTGGAACTGCTCAGGCGCAAGGAGTTCGACTGCATCGTCACGGACCTGAAGATGGAGCGCATGGACGGCATGCAGCTCCTGGAGGCGGCCAGGGAGGTTGCCCCGGAAGCCAAGTTCATTCTCGTCACGGGCTACGCCACGGTGGACACGGCCGTACGCGCTCTCAAAACCGGGGCCGTGCACTACCTGTCCAAGCCCATCGACTTGAGCGAGCTGCGCGAGGCCGTGCGCACGGCCCTGCAGTCCCGCACGCGCCATTACACCAGCCGAGCGCCCATCCTGTGCTTCGTCGGCCCCCCCGGCGTGGGTAAGACGTCCGTGGGTCGGGCCATCGCCGAGGCGTTGGGGCGGCGCTTCTACCGCATGTCCCTGGCCGACCTGCGCGACGAGGCCGAGCTGCGCGGCCACCGACGGACCTACGTCGGGGCCATGCCCGGCCGCATCCTCCAGGCCCTCAGGGGCGTGGGCGTGCGCAACCCGGTCTTCATGCTCGACGAGATGGACAAGATCGGCCAGGACGTGAAGGGCGACCCGGCCATGGCCATGCTCGAAATCCTCGACCCCGAGCAGAACGCGCGCTACGTGGACCGCTATCTCGAAATCCCCTTCGACCTGTCCGAGGTCCTCTTCATCGCCACGGCCAACGGCGTGGAACGCCTGGCCGGCCCTCTGCTGGACCGGCTGGAGGTCGTGCAGTTCTCGGGCTACTCCGAGGCCGAGAAAATGGACATCGCCTCCCGCTTCCTGCTGCCGCGCCAGTTGCGCGAGCACGGCCTGGTCAACCCGTACCCGGACATCTTGCCCGAGGCCCTGGTGCGTATTGTCCGCGAATACACCAACGAGTCCGGCGTGCGCGGCCTGGAGCGCGAGATCGCCCGCCTGTGCCGCAAGCTGGCCCGTCTGCGCCTGGACGGCGGGGCCGAGGCCGTGGCCGCGCCCGTGAGCGCCGAAGGCGCGGCGGTGCTCCTCGGGCCGCCGCGTTTCCGCCACGACGCGGCCGCCGCCGGGGCCATCGTGGGCACGGCCACGGGACTGGTCTGGTCCGAAACGGGGGGCGAGATCATCTTCGTCGAGGCCACGCGCATGACCGGGCCCGGCCAGCTCATCCTGACGGGCTCCCTGGGCGGGGTGCTCAAGGAGTCGGCCCAGATCGCGTTGAGCTTCATCCGCAGCAACGCTCGGACTCTGGGCGTGGCCGAGGATTTCTTCGAGGGCCACGACATCCACATCCACATCCCGGCCGGCGGCGTGGCCAAGGACGGCCCCTCGGCCGGACTGACCATCGCCGTGGCCCTGGTGTCGCTGCTCACGGGCCGGCCGGCGCGTTCCGACGTGGCCCTGTCCGGCGAGCTGTCCCTGGTGGGCCGGGTGCTGCCGGTCAGCGGGGTGCGCGAGAAGATTCTGGCGGCCCTGCGCGGACGGGCCGCCATGGTCGTCCTGCCCGCGGCCAACGCGGCTGATGTGGAGGCCCTGCGCGAGAGCGTCGGGGAGCTGCCGCCGGTCACGCTGGTCGAGCGGGTGGAGCAGGCCCTGGCCGTGGTCCTGGACCACAAGGGAGGTGGCGCATGTACGGACTGA
- a CDS encoding SulP family inorganic anion transporter, which translates to MATLVLKVIPFFGWIRTYSAAHLKMDFMAGLTVALVLIPQSMAYAQLAGLPPYYGLYASFLPPLVAALFGSSRQLSTGPVAVVSLMTAACLEPLATAGGESYIAYAVLLSLAVGFFQLSLGVLRLGLVVNFLSHPVVAGFTNAAAIIIATSQLAKMFGVSVDSAEHHYETVLRVFRAAMNYTHWPTLALGVFAFALMFALKRFCPRVPNVLAAVVLTSVFAWATGFEHNASIGIQSLEAPQASEAVTAYNAAIQGQADLAARRTALTSAMEEARAHGELFAIVDEEHELRRLSLEMEITKSKARSLREALRGMLFQAVTEADGRLKFYPFGSPLPNGEVNDGRTWRIRVGNSALDPVSLTMIGGGAVVGAVPGGLPPFSVPRFDAGVMLRLLPNAVIIALLGFMEAISIAKAMAAKTGQSLDPNQELIGQGLANIFGAFSRSYPVSGSFSRSAVNLQAGALTGFSSVFTSAMVLVALLFCTPLLYHLPQCTLAAVIMMAVIGLIQPSGFVHAWKVARYDGVISVITFLATLAFAPHLDKGIMIGVVLSLGVFLYRNMRPMVSSLARTEEGELRDATRHGLALCTHVDLVRFNGPLFFANASFLDETITRRLQSKKRLRHIVLVAKGINDMDASGEEALSLVVDRCRSRGVDISLAGVNDTVMAILARSGLLDKIGRDHIYANMEKALCTVHAGAHHGSDEARCPLTSACQLHVRPQVAQPRPRAFAAAGAAHDDRQ; encoded by the coding sequence ATGGCCACGTTAGTTCTGAAAGTGATCCCGTTTTTCGGTTGGATCAGAACATATTCCGCCGCCCATCTCAAAATGGATTTCATGGCCGGACTGACCGTGGCCCTGGTGCTCATCCCCCAGAGCATGGCCTATGCCCAGCTCGCCGGGCTGCCCCCCTACTACGGGTTGTACGCCTCCTTCCTGCCGCCCCTGGTGGCGGCCCTTTTCGGCTCCAGCCGCCAGCTCTCCACCGGCCCCGTGGCCGTGGTCTCGCTCATGACGGCAGCCTGCCTCGAACCCCTGGCCACCGCGGGCGGCGAGAGCTACATCGCCTACGCCGTGCTGCTGTCCCTGGCGGTCGGCTTTTTCCAGCTGTCCCTCGGCGTGCTTCGCCTGGGCCTGGTCGTCAATTTCCTCTCCCACCCCGTGGTGGCCGGATTCACCAACGCCGCGGCCATCATCATCGCCACCAGCCAGCTGGCCAAGATGTTCGGGGTGTCCGTGGACAGCGCCGAGCACCACTACGAAACCGTGCTGCGGGTCTTCCGGGCGGCCATGAACTACACGCACTGGCCGACGCTGGCCCTGGGCGTCTTTGCCTTCGCCCTCATGTTCGCCCTGAAACGCTTCTGCCCCCGCGTCCCGAACGTGCTGGCGGCCGTTGTCCTGACCTCGGTCTTCGCCTGGGCCACGGGCTTCGAGCATAACGCATCCATCGGCATCCAGTCCCTGGAGGCCCCCCAGGCCTCCGAGGCCGTGACCGCCTACAACGCGGCCATACAGGGCCAGGCCGATCTCGCCGCCAGACGCACGGCCCTGACCTCGGCCATGGAAGAGGCCAGGGCGCACGGCGAACTCTTCGCGATCGTCGACGAGGAGCACGAACTGCGCCGCCTGTCCCTGGAAATGGAGATCACCAAGAGCAAGGCCAGAAGCCTCAGGGAAGCGTTGCGCGGCATGCTCTTCCAGGCCGTGACGGAAGCGGACGGAAGGCTGAAATTCTACCCCTTCGGCAGCCCACTCCCCAACGGAGAGGTCAACGACGGCCGGACCTGGCGCATCCGCGTCGGCAACTCCGCCCTGGACCCGGTGTCCCTGACCATGATCGGGGGCGGCGCGGTGGTGGGCGCGGTGCCCGGCGGCCTGCCCCCCTTCAGCGTGCCGCGTTTCGACGCGGGGGTCATGCTCAGACTCCTCCCCAACGCCGTCATCATCGCGCTGCTGGGGTTCATGGAGGCCATTTCCATCGCCAAGGCCATGGCCGCGAAGACAGGCCAGAGCCTGGACCCGAACCAGGAACTCATCGGACAGGGTCTGGCCAACATCTTCGGCGCTTTCAGCAGGAGCTACCCCGTCTCCGGGTCCTTCTCCCGCTCGGCGGTCAACCTGCAGGCCGGGGCCCTGACAGGGTTCTCAAGCGTGTTCACCAGCGCCATGGTGCTCGTGGCCCTGCTCTTCTGTACCCCGCTTCTCTATCACCTGCCGCAGTGCACCCTGGCCGCGGTCATCATGATGGCGGTCATCGGCCTGATCCAGCCTTCGGGGTTCGTTCACGCCTGGAAGGTCGCCAGATACGACGGCGTCATCTCGGTCATCACCTTTCTGGCCACCCTGGCCTTCGCCCCCCATCTGGACAAGGGCATCATGATCGGCGTGGTCCTGTCCCTGGGCGTCTTCCTGTACCGCAACATGCGGCCCATGGTCAGCTCCCTGGCCCGGACCGAGGAAGGCGAACTGCGCGACGCGACGCGTCACGGACTGGCCCTGTGCACGCACGTGGACCTGGTCCGCTTCAACGGACCGCTCTTTTTCGCCAACGCGAGCTTCCTGGACGAGACCATCACCCGCCGCCTGCAGTCCAAGAAGCGCCTGCGGCACATCGTGCTGGTGGCCAAGGGCATCAACGACATGGACGCCTCGGGCGAAGAGGCCCTGTCCCTGGTCGTGGACCGCTGCCGCAGCCGGGGCGTGGACATCTCCCTGGCCGGCGTCAACGACACGGTCATGGCCATCCTGGCCCGCAGCGGCCTCCTGGACAAGATCGGCCGGGACCACATCTACGCCAATATGGAAAAGGCCCTCTGCACCGTGCACGCCGGCGCCCACCACGGGAGCGACGAAGCGCGGTGCCCCCTGACCTCGGCCTGCCAACTGCACGTGCGGCCGCAGGTCGCGCAGCCCCGGCCCAGGGCCTTCGCGGCCGCCGGCGCCGCGCATGACGATCGACAGTAG
- a CDS encoding sulfite exporter TauE/SafE family protein, whose product MDILSLDPTKFIDLNTMAVIFLFLVGFIGGLVSGFIGSGGAFVLTPGMMSLGVPGTVAVASNMCHKFPKALVGAIKRYRYGQVDVKMGLIMAASAGIGVQIGIKIQQVILAMWGQAGSDLYVSLSFVFVLVFVGGYVMKDAIKCARCGGEEETTALAKRLQKIELWPMINFPRSGLRISLWFTLPVGFATGILAATIAVGGFVGVPGMIYVMGVPGLMASATELVIAFVMGLGGSINWAMHGMVDIRLVLIILGGSLLGVQLGAIGTTYVRPHMIKMVMATIMLIVAVSRGLALPTYLVKLGLMELPESTLGLLKSVSFASMCLALLIGSVIILGSMWNGRKAQAGAAS is encoded by the coding sequence ATGGATATCTTAAGCCTCGATCCCACCAAGTTCATTGACCTCAACACCATGGCCGTCATCTTCCTCTTCCTGGTCGGCTTCATCGGCGGTCTGGTCAGCGGCTTCATCGGCTCCGGCGGCGCCTTCGTGCTCACCCCGGGCATGATGAGCCTGGGCGTGCCCGGCACCGTGGCCGTGGCCAGCAACATGTGCCACAAGTTTCCCAAGGCCCTGGTCGGCGCCATCAAGCGCTACCGCTACGGCCAGGTCGACGTGAAGATGGGCCTGATCATGGCCGCTTCGGCCGGCATCGGCGTGCAGATCGGCATCAAGATCCAGCAGGTCATCCTGGCCATGTGGGGCCAGGCCGGGTCCGACCTCTACGTCAGCCTGTCCTTCGTTTTCGTGCTGGTCTTCGTGGGCGGCTACGTCATGAAGGATGCCATCAAGTGCGCCCGCTGCGGCGGCGAGGAAGAGACCACGGCCCTGGCCAAGCGCCTGCAGAAGATCGAGCTGTGGCCCATGATCAACTTCCCGCGCTCGGGCCTGCGCATCTCCCTGTGGTTCACCCTGCCCGTGGGCTTCGCCACCGGCATCCTGGCCGCCACCATCGCCGTCGGCGGATTCGTGGGCGTGCCCGGCATGATCTACGTCATGGGCGTTCCCGGCCTCATGGCCTCGGCCACGGAACTGGTCATCGCCTTCGTCATGGGCCTGGGCGGCTCCATCAACTGGGCCATGCACGGCATGGTCGACATCCGTCTCGTCCTCATCATCCTCGGCGGGTCGCTCCTGGGCGTCCAGCTCGGTGCCATCGGCACGACCTACGTCCGGCCGCACATGATCAAGATGGTCATGGCCACCATCATGCTCATCGTGGCCGTCAGCCGCGGCCTGGCCCTGCCGACCTACCTGGTCAAGCTCGGCCTGATGGAACTGCCCGAATCGACCCTGGGCCTGCTCAAGAGCGTGAGCTTTGCCTCCATGTGCCTGGCCCTTCTGATCGGCTCCGTCATCATCCTTGGCAGCATGTGGAACGGCCGCAAGGCCCAGGCCGGCGCCGCGAGCTGA
- a CDS encoding PstS family phosphate ABC transporter substrate-binding protein, translating to MNRFLKKSVLALALLVVGSGMAQARDQVKITGSSTVFPFSSYVAEELGATTKFPAPVVESTGSGGGHKLFGAGMGPNTPDIANSSRRMKDSEFENAAKNGVLDITEAKIGFDGIAIAQNKDNAAMSVTLEELASAVAADIIVDGKLVPNPYKMWNEINPNLPARKIVFYGPPTSSGTRDAFEEMVVEKVFGKKEGYPKDYKKIRQDSAYVPAGENDNLIVQKLSKDKDAFGIFGYSFLEENADTIQAAAVNGVEPGPESVASGKYPISRSLYFYIKNAHYDAVPGLKEYVELFMSEKMIGKDGLLNGIGLIPLPDDVRAKVREDVLAKKKLNLDDLKK from the coding sequence ATGAACCGTTTTCTCAAGAAAAGCGTTCTCGCCCTGGCCCTGCTGGTCGTCGGCAGCGGCATGGCCCAAGCCCGCGACCAGGTCAAAATCACCGGCTCTTCCACCGTCTTCCCCTTCTCCAGCTACGTGGCCGAAGAACTGGGCGCCACCACCAAATTTCCCGCCCCCGTCGTCGAGTCCACGGGTTCCGGCGGAGGCCACAAGCTGTTCGGCGCCGGCATGGGCCCGAACACCCCCGACATCGCCAACTCCTCCCGCCGCATGAAGGACAGCGAATTCGAGAACGCCGCCAAGAACGGCGTCCTGGACATCACCGAAGCCAAGATCGGCTTCGACGGCATCGCCATCGCCCAGAACAAGGACAACGCTGCCATGAGCGTCACCCTGGAAGAACTGGCCTCCGCCGTCGCCGCCGACATCATCGTCGACGGCAAGCTCGTCCCGAACCCCTACAAGATGTGGAACGAGATTAATCCGAACCTCCCCGCCCGCAAGATCGTGTTCTACGGCCCGCCCACCTCTTCCGGCACCCGCGACGCCTTCGAGGAAATGGTCGTCGAGAAGGTCTTCGGCAAGAAGGAAGGCTACCCCAAGGATTACAAGAAGATCCGCCAGGACAGCGCCTATGTCCCGGCCGGCGAGAACGACAACCTGATCGTGCAGAAGCTCTCCAAGGACAAGGACGCCTTCGGCATCTTCGGCTACAGCTTCCTGGAAGAAAACGCCGACACCATCCAGGCCGCAGCCGTGAACGGCGTCGAGCCCGGCCCCGAGAGCGTCGCCTCCGGCAAGTACCCCATCTCCCGCTCCCTGTACTTCTACATCAAGAACGCCCACTACGACGCAGTTCCCGGCCTGAAGGAATACGTGGAACTGTTCATGAGCGAGAAGATGATCGGCAAGGACGGACTGCTGAATGGCATCGGTCTCATCCCGCTGCCTGACGACGTCCGCGCCAAGGTCCGCGAGGACGTGCTGGCCAAGAAGAAGCTGAACCTGGATGACCTGAAGAAGTAA
- the pstC gene encoding phosphate ABC transporter permease subunit PstC → MTTTYLAQYLFAGLLPLALFGYLAGRRKIRAQQDPSARYKASENLFGWYAVTRMLLPAAVVSAGATILDLFDLIDVPWPMVAATALLLGAGAMWIGIKAIDPGLRVRTALEKTIVRVLLLASLISILTTIGIVLSIVFEAVHFFRIVNFWDFLTGTTWNPDGAIVGEGGTQHLFGSVPLFAGTFMITAIAMCVAIPVGLFSAICMSEYASLRVRRIAKPALEILAGIPTVVYGFFAAITVSPFIVRLAESVGLQADYTNALSPGLVMGIMIIPLVSSLSDDVISSVPQSLREGSLALGAYPSETIKRVVLPAALPGIVSACLLAISRAVGETMIVVMAAGLQPNLTWNPLAGMTTVNVRIVDALTGDQAFDSPETLAAFGLGLVLLVLTLCLNIVSLTVIRKFRQKYE, encoded by the coding sequence GTGACCACAACCTACCTGGCCCAATACCTGTTCGCCGGTCTCCTGCCCCTGGCGCTCTTCGGCTATCTCGCGGGCCGCAGGAAGATCCGCGCCCAGCAGGACCCCAGCGCCAGATACAAGGCCTCCGAAAACCTGTTCGGCTGGTACGCCGTGACAAGGATGCTCCTACCCGCGGCCGTCGTCAGCGCGGGCGCGACGATTCTGGACCTTTTCGACCTCATTGACGTTCCCTGGCCCATGGTCGCGGCCACGGCGCTGCTGCTTGGCGCCGGAGCCATGTGGATCGGCATCAAGGCCATCGACCCGGGGCTGCGGGTGCGAACGGCCCTGGAGAAGACCATCGTCCGCGTCCTGCTGCTGGCCTCGCTCATCTCCATCCTGACGACCATCGGCATCGTGCTGTCCATCGTCTTCGAGGCCGTCCACTTCTTCCGCATCGTCAATTTCTGGGACTTCCTGACGGGCACGACCTGGAATCCGGACGGGGCCATCGTCGGCGAGGGCGGCACGCAGCACCTCTTCGGCTCGGTGCCGCTCTTCGCCGGCACCTTCATGATCACGGCCATCGCCATGTGCGTAGCCATCCCGGTGGGACTCTTCTCGGCCATCTGCATGTCCGAGTACGCGTCCCTGCGCGTCCGACGCATCGCCAAACCCGCACTGGAGATCCTGGCCGGCATCCCGACCGTGGTCTACGGCTTCTTCGCGGCCATCACGGTCAGCCCATTCATCGTGCGCCTGGCCGAGAGCGTGGGACTGCAGGCGGACTACACCAACGCCCTGAGCCCCGGTCTGGTCATGGGCATCATGATCATCCCGCTGGTCTCGTCGCTGTCCGACGACGTCATCAGTTCCGTGCCCCAGAGCCTGCGCGAGGGGTCCCTGGCCCTGGGCGCCTATCCTTCCGAAACCATCAAGCGGGTCGTGCTGCCGGCCGCACTACCGGGCATCGTCTCGGCCTGCCTGCTGGCCATCTCCCGCGCCGTGGGCGAGACGATGATCGTGGTCATGGCCGCCGGCCTGCAGCCCAACCTGACGTGGAACCCCCTCGCAGGGATGACCACGGTCAACGTGCGCATCGTCGACGCCCTGACGGGCGACCAGGCCTTCGACAGCCCCGAGACCCTGGCGGCATTCGGCCTGGGCCTGGTCCTCTTGGTCCTGACCCTGTGCCTGAACATCGTGTCCCTGACCGTCATCCGCAAATTCCGCCAGAAATACGAGTAG
- the pstA gene encoding phosphate ABC transporter permease PstA — protein MSIHIDPRSLRKRKNREARFKALSYMAISVAGIFLVIFFADIVRQGYTAFQQTEIAVEVSYTQEVYDNPRSAIDAKIAPLVSRGVTRILPMHLRENPQLMGKTEKLWVLANAEVDQHVKGKANRLKPREVTLVDEMRAAGEIRKAFNTGFFTNGDSKLPEMAGILSAAVGTLYLLAITFAFSFPAGVMAAIYLEEFAPDNRLMHIVEVNINNLAAIPSILFGLLGLAIFINFMGFPRSSALVGGLTLALMTLPVIIIATRAAIRAIPDSIREGALALGATHWQVVWDHVLPLSLPGILTGTIIGLARAIGETAPLLIIGMVAYIQDMPRGVTSAATVLPAQIYVWSSESLRAFTERTSAGIIVLLAVLLSMNAVAILLRNKYERKW, from the coding sequence ATGAGCATCCACATCGACCCGCGCAGCCTGCGCAAGCGCAAGAACCGCGAGGCCCGGTTCAAGGCCCTCTCCTACATGGCCATCTCCGTGGCCGGCATCTTCCTGGTCATCTTCTTCGCCGACATCGTGCGGCAGGGCTACACGGCCTTCCAGCAGACCGAAATCGCCGTCGAGGTGAGCTACACCCAGGAGGTCTACGACAACCCGCGCTCGGCCATCGACGCAAAGATCGCGCCCCTGGTCAGCCGGGGCGTTACCCGCATCCTGCCCATGCACCTGCGCGAAAACCCGCAACTCATGGGCAAGACGGAAAAGCTCTGGGTCCTGGCCAACGCAGAGGTGGACCAGCACGTCAAGGGCAAGGCCAACCGGCTCAAGCCGCGGGAAGTCACCCTGGTCGACGAAATGCGCGCGGCCGGGGAAATCAGGAAGGCCTTCAACACCGGCTTCTTCACCAACGGCGACTCCAAGCTGCCGGAAATGGCGGGCATCCTGTCCGCGGCCGTGGGCACCCTCTACCTTCTGGCCATCACCTTCGCCTTCAGCTTCCCGGCCGGAGTCATGGCCGCCATCTACCTGGAGGAATTCGCGCCGGACAACCGGCTGATGCACATCGTCGAGGTCAACATCAACAATCTCGCGGCGATACCTTCCATACTCTTCGGTCTCCTGGGCCTGGCAATATTCATCAACTTCATGGGCTTCCCCCGCTCTTCGGCCCTGGTGGGCGGCCTGACGCTGGCGCTCATGACCCTGCCGGTCATCATCATCGCCACCCGCGCGGCCATCCGAGCCATCCCGGACTCCATCCGCGAGGGAGCCCTGGCCTTGGGCGCGACCCACTGGCAGGTGGTCTGGGATCACGTCCTGCCCCTGTCCCTGCCGGGCATCCTGACGGGCACCATCATCGGCCTGGCCCGGGCCATCGGCGAGACCGCGCCGCTGCTGATCATCGGCATGGTGGCCTACATCCAGGACATGCCCCGCGGCGTGACCAGCGCGGCCACGGTCCTGCCGGCCCAGATCTACGTCTGGTCGTCGGAGTCCCTGCGCGCCTTCACCGAGCGCACCTCTGCCGGCATCATCGTGCTGCTGGCGGTACTCCTGTCCATGAACGCCGTGGCCATCCTGCTGCGCAACAAATACGAACGGAAATGGTAG
- a CDS encoding DUF475 domain-containing protein — MSQRSTISYFLESIILSVLGLAVAFFLGFQSGGMSGALAFLLTTTLLACLETSVSLDNAVVNATVLRVMTPFWRIMFLTVGIAIAVFGMRILFPILIISVAGNMEFSQAWLIATTRPEEYRHIMEGSHLGIMGFGGTFLLMVALTYFLNKEKETHWLPVVEKMLIKVGGVDNAAASMTIGLVMATTMFIPSTEKYVFLISSLSGFAVHALIDVLKHVVGGGDIATVAGRNGLVGFLYLEVLDSSFSFDGVVAAFAITNKFWLIAIGLGIGALFVRSMTVYLVEKGTLEQYKYLEPAAFWAIGFLVLVMFMSAAGHHLPGGEVTTGLASMVILGAGVLTSIVQKRIEDRLRECRQDRD, encoded by the coding sequence ATGTCGCAGCGCAGCACCATCAGCTACTTTCTCGAATCCATCATCCTTTCCGTCCTCGGTCTGGCGGTCGCCTTCTTTCTCGGCTTCCAGTCCGGGGGCATGTCCGGCGCCCTGGCCTTCCTGCTGACCACGACCCTGCTGGCCTGCCTTGAAACGTCCGTCTCCCTCGACAACGCCGTGGTCAACGCGACCGTGCTGCGGGTCATGACGCCGTTCTGGCGCATCATGTTCCTGACGGTCGGCATCGCCATCGCAGTCTTCGGCATGCGCATCCTCTTCCCCATCCTGATCATCTCCGTGGCCGGGAACATGGAGTTCAGCCAAGCCTGGCTCATCGCCACCACCCGACCCGAAGAGTACCGGCACATCATGGAAGGCAGCCACCTCGGCATCATGGGCTTTGGCGGCACGTTCCTGCTCATGGTCGCCCTGACCTACTTCCTGAACAAGGAGAAGGAGACTCACTGGCTGCCCGTGGTCGAGAAGATGCTGATCAAGGTCGGGGGTGTGGACAACGCCGCGGCCAGCATGACCATCGGCCTGGTCATGGCCACGACCATGTTCATCCCGTCCACGGAAAAATACGTCTTTCTGATCAGTTCCCTGAGTGGGTTCGCGGTCCACGCCCTCATCGACGTGCTCAAGCATGTGGTGGGCGGCGGCGACATCGCCACCGTGGCGGGCAGGAACGGGCTGGTGGGCTTTCTGTACCTGGAGGTGCTGGACAGCAGCTTTTCCTTCGACGGCGTGGTGGCGGCCTTCGCCATCACCAACAAGTTCTGGCTCATCGCCATCGGTCTAGGCATCGGCGCTCTCTTCGTGCGCTCCATGACCGTGTACCTGGTGGAAAAGGGCACCCTGGAGCAATACAAGTACCTGGAGCCGGCCGCCTTCTGGGCCATCGGCTTCCTGGTCCTGGTCATGTTCATGTCGGCCGCGGGGCACCATCTGCCCGGCGGCGAGGTGACCACGGGCCTGGCCAGCATGGTCATCCTTGGGGCGGGCGTGCTGACGAGCATCGTCCAGAAACGGATCGAGGACCGGCTGCGCGAATGCAGACAGGATCGGGACTGA
- a CDS encoding Hsp20/alpha crystallin family protein, protein MTLMKWDPWREIEDMFDRYTKAVGWPRGGQEALASSDWTPRVDIAETETEFLIKADIPGVEKDHVKVSVENGVLTIQGERKTEKEEKDKKYHRVERFTGTFVRRFTVPDNVDPDGIKAVFKDGMLHLHLPKTEKARPKAIDIHVD, encoded by the coding sequence ATGACACTGATGAAATGGGATCCTTGGCGGGAAATCGAGGACATGTTCGATCGGTACACCAAGGCCGTGGGATGGCCGCGCGGCGGGCAGGAGGCGTTGGCCTCCAGCGACTGGACTCCGCGGGTGGATATTGCCGAGACCGAAACGGAGTTTCTGATCAAGGCCGATATTCCCGGTGTGGAGAAGGACCATGTCAAGGTGTCCGTGGAGAACGGCGTGCTGACGATCCAGGGTGAGCGCAAGACCGAGAAGGAAGAGAAGGACAAGAAGTATCACCGCGTGGAGCGGTTCACGGGCACCTTCGTGCGGCGCTTCACGGTGCCGGACAACGTGGACCCGGACGGCATCAAGGCGGTCTTCAAGGACGGCATGCTGCACCTGCACCTGCCCAAGACCGAGAAGGCGCGGCCCAAGGCCATAGACATCCACGTCGATTGA